A stretch of the Synechocystis sp. PCC 7338 genome encodes the following:
- a CDS encoding ABC transporter permease yields the protein MALSLPTRVNWSPIQRYLELLQILVERNLKGRYRGSFLGVYWSLLNPLIMTGIYAAIFGAAFASFYGSALNYVLAAFTGLLVINFFSASTSQALSSVVASGGLMNKIKLPISVFPLSMIIANVFQFVVGPLPLLAIVTIYKSWESGWWFVNALSLFFPLLALSLVCTGVGFFVSALYVFFRDLPYFYELVTFMLWIGSPIFYPSEIVPEQVRRFLVINPLLPIIDSIRQISLSGDLPESGLIVHGLLNGLILLALGWLCFRSWQKNFMDLL from the coding sequence ATGGCTCTTTCGCTACCGACAAGGGTGAACTGGTCCCCCATTCAGCGCTACTTGGAACTTTTACAGATATTAGTGGAGCGCAACCTGAAAGGCCGTTACCGGGGTTCCTTTTTAGGGGTTTACTGGTCTTTGCTAAACCCCCTAATTATGACGGGGATTTATGCGGCAATTTTCGGCGCGGCCTTTGCCTCCTTTTATGGTTCCGCCCTGAACTATGTCCTGGCGGCCTTTACGGGGCTGTTGGTGATTAACTTTTTTTCCGCTTCCACCAGTCAAGCTCTGTCCAGTGTGGTGGCCAGTGGGGGGCTAATGAACAAGATCAAACTGCCCATCAGCGTCTTTCCCCTGTCCATGATCATTGCCAACGTTTTCCAATTTGTGGTGGGACCACTCCCCCTATTGGCGATCGTCACCATTTATAAGTCTTGGGAATCTGGCTGGTGGTTTGTCAATGCCCTTTCTCTCTTTTTTCCCCTCTTGGCCCTGAGCCTAGTGTGCACTGGAGTGGGCTTTTTTGTCAGTGCCCTTTATGTATTTTTCCGAGATTTGCCCTACTTCTATGAGCTAGTTACCTTCATGCTCTGGATTGGCTCGCCTATTTTTTATCCATCGGAAATTGTGCCGGAACAAGTGCGTCGCTTTTTGGTCATCAACCCCCTGTTACCGATCATTGACAGTATTCGTCAAATTTCCCTGTCAGGGGATTTGCCTGAGTCTGGTTTGATCGTCCATGGACTATTAAATGGTTTAATCTTATTGGCCTTGGGTTGGTTATGCTTTCGCTCCTGGCAAAAGAATTTCATGGATCTGTTGTAA
- the recA gene encoding recombinase RecA, which translates to MASTNISDREKALNAALAQIERSFGKGAIMRLGDATQMRVETISTGALTLDLALGGGLPKGRIVEIYGPESSGKTTLALHAVAATQQAGGVAAFVDAEHALDPVYSKALGVDIDNLLVAQPDNGESALEIVDQLVRSTAVDIIVVDSVAALVPRAEIEGEMGDTSVGSQARLMSKAMRKIAGNIGRSGCLVIFLNQLRQKIGVTYGSPEVTTGGNALKFYASVRLDIRRIQTLKKGTEGEYGIRAKVKVAKNKVAPPFRIAEFDIIFGQGISRMGCTIDLAEKCDVITRKGAWYSYNGENIAQGRDNAIKYLEENPEIAATIDQQVREKLSLINAVFPVETEDGAEEHGEEGDF; encoded by the coding sequence ATGGCTAGCACCAATATTTCCGACCGTGAAAAAGCCCTCAACGCCGCCCTAGCTCAGATTGAGCGGAGCTTCGGCAAGGGAGCCATTATGCGCTTGGGGGATGCCACCCAAATGCGGGTTGAAACCATTTCCACCGGCGCCCTAACTCTGGATTTGGCCCTGGGAGGGGGGTTGCCCAAGGGTAGGATTGTGGAAATTTACGGCCCGGAAAGTTCGGGAAAAACCACCTTGGCCCTCCATGCGGTGGCGGCCACCCAACAGGCAGGGGGAGTCGCGGCCTTTGTGGATGCAGAACATGCCCTTGACCCCGTTTATTCCAAAGCCTTGGGGGTGGACATTGATAACCTCTTAGTGGCCCAGCCCGATAACGGCGAGTCGGCCCTGGAAATTGTTGACCAGTTAGTGCGTTCCACTGCGGTGGATATCATTGTGGTGGATTCGGTGGCGGCCCTGGTACCCCGGGCGGAAATTGAAGGGGAAATGGGGGATACGTCGGTGGGTTCCCAAGCTCGCTTGATGAGTAAGGCCATGCGGAAAATTGCTGGTAACATCGGGCGATCGGGCTGTTTGGTGATTTTCCTCAACCAGTTAAGACAAAAAATTGGCGTCACCTACGGCAGTCCTGAAGTAACCACCGGAGGTAATGCGTTGAAATTCTACGCCTCCGTCCGTTTAGACATTCGCCGTATTCAAACCCTGAAAAAAGGCACCGAAGGGGAATACGGTATCCGGGCCAAGGTAAAAGTGGCCAAAAATAAGGTGGCTCCCCCCTTCCGCATTGCTGAATTTGACATTATCTTTGGCCAGGGCATTTCCCGCATGGGTTGCACCATTGACCTAGCGGAAAAATGTGATGTGATTACCCGCAAAGGGGCTTGGTATAGCTACAACGGCGAAAACATCGCCCAGGGTCGGGATAATGCCATCAAATATCTAGAGGAAAATCCGGAAATCGCCGCCACCATCGACCAACAGGTGCGGGAAAAATTGTCGTTGATCAATGCCGTTTTTCCGGTGGAAACGGAGGATGGGGCGGAAGAACACGGGGAAGAGGGGGATTTTTAG
- a CDS encoding cyclic nucleotide-binding domain-containing protein: MENLALTAFFQGILGASSMALGALIAVAWQPGRKFLAAVMAFGSGTLMAAIALEIASAVYRSANVVVLVGGFLFGGVLFISLSKYIDEHGGFLRKPAVSRRYVVEHQIIESHELVDHLAHSEVMNALPEEEKHQLAALLTPHHAPPGEPLCREGDQGDYFYLIGGGEADVYKGTTWVNRLKSGDIFGEMSLLTGEPRSATVMAVTPMELYQLDKENFAHILSQSPHLALALSRKLARRLQLATDFEEIVPPTDTVSVLEPLAEGDRQVLAKLAQSSAPMAILVGTLFDNIPESMVIGMNTHITPWGGAFLFAVFISNFPEALSSSFGMKQAGISNRRILTLWFGAVVASGLIAIVGYSIGQSGTLLLVAVAQAIAGGGILAMLASTMMPEAYELGGSSVAYATIIGFLAGFLISASHL, encoded by the coding sequence GTGGAAAACCTTGCTTTGACCGCTTTCTTTCAGGGTATTTTGGGCGCTTCTAGCATGGCCCTAGGGGCTTTAATTGCTGTGGCTTGGCAACCGGGACGAAAATTTCTAGCGGCGGTGATGGCCTTTGGTAGTGGTACTTTGATGGCGGCGATCGCCTTGGAAATTGCCAGTGCCGTTTACCGTAGTGCCAATGTGGTGGTTTTGGTGGGGGGATTTTTATTCGGGGGAGTTTTATTTATTAGTTTAAGTAAATACATTGATGAACATGGGGGATTTTTACGCAAACCCGCCGTTAGTCGTCGCTATGTGGTGGAACACCAAATTATTGAATCCCATGAGCTGGTGGACCACCTTGCCCATAGTGAGGTGATGAACGCCTTGCCAGAGGAGGAAAAGCATCAGCTAGCGGCCCTACTGACTCCCCACCACGCCCCACCGGGGGAACCACTCTGCCGAGAAGGAGACCAGGGGGATTATTTTTATTTGATCGGTGGCGGTGAAGCGGACGTGTATAAGGGGACAACCTGGGTTAATCGACTGAAATCCGGCGATATTTTTGGGGAAATGTCTTTACTCACTGGGGAGCCCCGATCCGCCACGGTGATGGCCGTCACTCCCATGGAACTGTATCAGTTGGACAAGGAAAATTTTGCCCATATTCTCAGCCAGTCTCCCCATCTGGCCCTGGCCCTGAGTCGCAAGCTCGCCCGCCGTTTGCAGTTGGCCACGGACTTTGAAGAAATTGTTCCTCCCACAGATACGGTTTCGGTGTTGGAACCATTGGCAGAAGGCGATCGCCAGGTGTTGGCCAAATTGGCCCAAAGTTCTGCCCCCATGGCAATTTTGGTGGGCACACTGTTTGATAACATTCCGGAATCCATGGTGATCGGCATGAATACCCATATCACTCCCTGGGGGGGCGCTTTTTTGTTTGCTGTGTTTATTTCTAATTTTCCCGAAGCCCTTTCCAGTTCCTTTGGCATGAAGCAGGCCGGCATTTCCAACCGCAGAATTTTAACTCTCTGGTTTGGGGCGGTGGTGGCCAGTGGTCTCATTGCCATCGTGGGCTACTCCATTGGCCAGAGTGGCACCCTATTACTGGTGGCCGTGGCCCAGGCGATCGCCGGCGGGGGAATTTTAGCCATGTTGGCCAGCACCATGATGCCGGAAGCCTACGAATTAGGGGGCAGTTCCGTGGCCTATGCCACCATTATTGGGTTTTTAGCAGGGTTTCTGATTTCTGCTTCCCATCTATAG
- a CDS encoding ribonucleoside-diphosphate reductase translates to MVVSTVNPTAPMPVTPIFNPTGNDSVENRTIWFGNTTNLMQLNDVRYNWAVGLYQQMRENFWIK, encoded by the coding sequence ATGGTTGTCAGCACCGTTAATCCCACAGCGCCCATGCCTGTGACCCCCATTTTCAATCCCACCGGCAACGATTCCGTCGAGAACCGTACTATTTGGTTTGGTAACACGACCAACTTAATGCAGTTGAATGACGTGCGCTATAACTGGGCCGTTGGCCTTTATCAGCAAATGCGTGAAAACTTCTGGATTAAATAG
- a CDS encoding cyclic 2,3-diphosphoglycerate synthase has protein sequence MVTNEITDNRRRVVILGAAGRDFHNFNQVYRDNSQYEVVAFTATQIVGIADRRYPPGLAGALYPQGIPIIEEEELEHFCRENRVDQIVFAYSDVSHQQVMHLASRALAIGADFVLLGPAQTMIKATVPVIAVSAVRTGCGKSQVSRWLSQRLRQLGLRVCAIRHPMPYGNLEKQTVQRFATLEDLDRANCTVEEREEYEPHILAGHVVYAGVDYGLIVEKASLESDVILWDGGNNDFPFVQPDLHIVLVDPLRPGDENLYHPGETALRMADIVLIPKTDVATTAHIAQVRDSIAQLNPSAKIIPGRSPLRLEPPLDLRGKRVIVVEDGPTTTHGGMGYGAGYQAVKDIENIAIVDPRPYAVPEIAAVYAKFPHLSQILPAMGYFPAQLKALADTLNAATVDVVVSGTPSDLGRLIALNKPLVRVFYDYAEAEEPGLGSAVDLFLTYRGLGGRIHEFS, from the coding sequence ATGGTTACAAATGAAATTACTGACAACCGTCGGCGAGTAGTGATTTTAGGGGCTGCAGGGCGGGATTTTCACAATTTCAATCAAGTTTATCGGGATAATTCCCAGTACGAAGTGGTGGCTTTCACTGCCACCCAGATTGTGGGCATTGCCGATCGCCGTTATCCGCCTGGTTTAGCGGGGGCACTGTATCCCCAGGGCATTCCCATTATTGAGGAAGAAGAGTTAGAACATTTTTGCCGGGAAAATCGAGTTGATCAGATAGTGTTTGCCTACAGCGATGTGTCCCACCAACAGGTAATGCATCTCGCCTCCCGGGCCTTGGCGATCGGAGCGGATTTTGTCCTCCTGGGGCCCGCTCAAACCATGATCAAAGCCACAGTGCCGGTGATTGCGGTGTCGGCGGTGCGTACCGGCTGCGGCAAATCCCAGGTGAGTCGCTGGTTATCCCAACGTTTACGCCAACTGGGTTTAAGGGTCTGCGCCATTCGCCATCCCATGCCCTATGGAAATCTAGAAAAGCAGACGGTGCAAAGGTTTGCCACCCTAGAAGATTTAGACCGGGCAAACTGTACCGTGGAAGAAAGGGAAGAATACGAACCCCATATTTTGGCAGGCCATGTGGTCTATGCCGGGGTGGATTACGGTTTAATTGTCGAGAAAGCCTCCTTGGAAAGTGATGTCATTCTCTGGGACGGGGGCAACAACGATTTTCCCTTTGTGCAACCAGATTTACACATTGTGTTGGTGGACCCTCTCCGACCTGGGGATGAGAACCTATACCATCCAGGGGAAACGGCGCTCAGGATGGCAGATATTGTCCTAATTCCAAAAACCGATGTGGCCACGACAGCCCACATTGCCCAGGTGCGGGACTCCATCGCCCAGTTGAACCCCAGTGCCAAAATTATTCCAGGGCGATCGCCATTACGCCTAGAGCCTCCCTTGGATCTGCGGGGCAAACGGGTCATTGTCGTGGAAGACGGTCCCACTACCACCCACGGAGGCATGGGCTATGGTGCAGGCTACCAGGCAGTTAAGGACATTGAAAACATTGCAATAGTAGACCCCAGACCCTATGCTGTGCCGGAAATCGCGGCGGTTTACGCTAAATTTCCCCATTTGAGCCAAATTTTACCTGCTATGGGCTACTTTCCTGCCCAATTAAAAGCTTTGGCCGATACACTCAATGCTGCTACGGTGGATGTGGTGGTATCCGGCACTCCCAGTGATCTGGGTCGTTTAATTGCATTGAATAAACCATTGGTGCGGGTTTTTTATGATTACGCTGAAGCAGAAGAACCGGGATTGGGCAGCGCTGTGGATCTGTTTTTAACCTATCGTGGGTTAGGGGGCAGAATCCATGAATTCTCCTAA
- the arcC gene encoding carbamate kinase: MNSPNQNPRPIVIALGGNALLQRGQPPEVEIQKANIHIAALAIAKVVQKYSVVVTHGNGPQVGLLALQGECEKSCKPYPLDVLGAETEGMIGYLLEQELRNQLPSRDVVTLLTQITVDPQDPAFLKPTKPIGPVYPLEQAQQLVQEMGWAIAADGQGYRRVVASPEPQRIIELPTIQLLVNSGALVVCAGGGGIPIVVDEAGGMQGVEAVIDKDLAAALLAKNLQAQGLLLLTDTDGVYKNWSTNYAHRFDQTTPKNLRRYRFAEGSMGPKVEAACRFVESTGQWCGIGKLDQALEIIDLKAGTVVMPQITEEKK; the protein is encoded by the coding sequence ATGAATTCTCCTAACCAAAACCCCAGACCCATTGTCATTGCTTTGGGGGGTAATGCCCTGTTGCAGAGGGGCCAACCTCCGGAAGTGGAAATTCAGAAAGCTAACATTCATATCGCGGCTCTGGCGATCGCCAAAGTGGTGCAAAAATATTCCGTAGTAGTCACCCATGGCAATGGCCCCCAGGTCGGTTTACTGGCCCTGCAAGGGGAATGTGAAAAATCCTGTAAGCCCTACCCCCTAGACGTTTTAGGGGCGGAAACCGAAGGCATGATCGGTTATCTATTGGAGCAGGAATTACGGAACCAGTTACCGAGTCGAGATGTGGTGACGTTATTGACCCAAATCACTGTTGATCCCCAGGATCCTGCTTTTCTTAAACCCACTAAGCCCATTGGCCCGGTTTATCCCCTGGAGCAAGCGCAACAGTTAGTGCAGGAAATGGGTTGGGCGATCGCCGCTGACGGCCAAGGTTATCGTCGGGTGGTGGCTTCTCCGGAACCACAACGGATCATCGAACTACCCACCATCCAATTGTTGGTCAACAGTGGTGCTCTGGTGGTCTGTGCCGGGGGCGGGGGCATTCCCATTGTGGTGGATGAAGCTGGGGGAATGCAGGGGGTAGAAGCTGTGATTGACAAAGACTTGGCCGCCGCTCTGTTGGCCAAAAATCTCCAAGCCCAAGGGTTACTACTCCTCACCGATACCGATGGCGTGTACAAAAACTGGAGTACTAACTACGCCCACCGTTTTGACCAAACTACTCCGAAAAATCTGCGCCGTTACCGTTTTGCGGAGGGTTCCATGGGGCCAAAGGTGGAAGCGGCCTGTCGCTTTGTGGAAAGCACTGGACAGTGGTGTGGCATTGGCAAACTCGACCAAGCCCTAGAAATTATTGATCTAAAAGCAGGGACAGTGGTGATGCCCCAGATTACCGAGGAAAAAAAATAG
- a CDS encoding family 10 glycosylhydrolase: MSFTQPFLIYSPHHCTMAIASIFQGILPYYKKPFWRNFLLGLLVSLAIVHPFPLFSQLQAQNVFPEIRGVWITNNDTVRFLDEGRTQESINLLADLNFNTIYPVVWNSGYVLYESEFAKREGLQPFSPRGDQGQDVLADIIAKAHRRNMLVLPWFEFGFKAPPMSELVKRHPWWFTQKRDGSKTSVSAAGEVMWMNPFHPQVQAFITQLVMDAVNKYDLDGVQFDDHTALPNEFGYDNYTVSLYQQEMKKAPPSNPKDPAWIRWRADKITAFMVQLNARIKAAKPNILLSVSPATYNLAYNTFLQDWLDWIRKGIVDEVIVQVYRTSLPNFTEPIQRPEFREAKTLIPTAVGILTGLPTKQISMPLVNDKVYAARAQGMGASFFYYQTLWDVAPEEKDYRIQSFRRLFASPAPRSLARIAPPPPATPVPSAPPSNPPPTSQGTPAPPLQGIPIPVQMPGAPAPANNPVAPNPPPPTPAPQEPGGFAPEPVLDDSIPVDWY; encoded by the coding sequence TTGTCTTTTACTCAACCTTTTTTAATTTACTCCCCCCACCATTGCACCATGGCGATCGCCTCAATCTTTCAAGGGATTTTGCCCTATTACAAGAAACCATTTTGGCGCAATTTCCTTTTAGGTCTGCTGGTAAGTTTGGCGATCGTTCACCCTTTTCCCCTGTTTAGCCAACTCCAAGCCCAAAACGTCTTTCCAGAAATCCGGGGGGTATGGATCACCAATAACGACACTGTTAGATTTTTAGACGAGGGCCGCACCCAGGAATCCATCAACCTGTTGGCGGACTTAAACTTCAACACCATCTACCCCGTAGTCTGGAACTCCGGCTATGTGCTCTACGAAAGCGAATTTGCCAAAAGGGAAGGATTGCAACCCTTTAGCCCCAGGGGAGATCAAGGTCAGGACGTGCTAGCAGATATCATCGCCAAAGCCCACCGCCGCAATATGTTGGTTTTGCCCTGGTTTGAATTTGGCTTTAAGGCTCCCCCGATGTCGGAACTGGTCAAACGCCATCCTTGGTGGTTTACCCAAAAGCGAGATGGCAGTAAAACGTCTGTGAGCGCCGCCGGAGAAGTGATGTGGATGAATCCTTTTCACCCCCAGGTACAGGCTTTTATTACCCAACTGGTGATGGATGCGGTCAATAAATACGATTTGGACGGAGTTCAGTTCGACGATCACACCGCCCTGCCCAACGAATTTGGCTATGATAATTACACCGTTTCCTTATACCAACAGGAAATGAAAAAAGCGCCCCCAAGCAACCCCAAAGATCCAGCCTGGATTCGCTGGCGAGCCGATAAAATTACTGCCTTCATGGTGCAGTTAAATGCTCGCATCAAAGCCGCTAAACCAAACATTCTCCTATCCGTTTCCCCCGCCACTTACAACTTGGCTTACAACACTTTTTTGCAGGATTGGTTGGATTGGATCCGCAAAGGCATTGTTGACGAAGTGATAGTTCAGGTTTACCGTACAAGCTTGCCCAACTTCACCGAACCGATTCAACGCCCCGAATTTCGCGAAGCTAAAACCCTGATTCCCACCGCGGTCGGCATCCTCACTGGATTGCCCACTAAGCAAATTTCCATGCCCCTGGTGAATGACAAGGTTTATGCGGCCCGGGCCCAGGGCATGGGGGCTTCTTTTTTCTATTACCAAACCCTCTGGGACGTTGCACCAGAGGAAAAGGATTATCGTATTCAGTCCTTTCGTCGTCTATTTGCCTCCCCAGCCCCCCGCAGTTTAGCTAGAATTGCCCCGCCCCCACCGGCAACCCCTGTTCCTTCTGCTCCCCCCAGCAATCCGCCCCCCACGTCCCAAGGTACCCCTGCCCCTCCTTTGCAGGGCATCCCCATCCCCGTCCAAATGCCAGGCGCTCCAGCCCCGGCGAATAACCCCGTGGCTCCTAATCCACCCCCACCAACCCCAGCCCCACAGGAACCGGGGGGATTTGCACCGGAACCGGTCTTGGACGACTCCATTCCCGTAGATTGGTATTAG
- a CDS encoding creatininase family protein, with product MLHSAVIPPQRYFAYLTWTDIEALPDKDKTIIIQPLGSIEQHGPHLPLVVDAAISEGVLGKALQTLGAEIPAYVLPTLYYGKSNEHIGFPGVITLSAETLLAILKEVAASLYQSGFRKWILLNSHGGQIQVLEIAARDLHQTYPDLQIFPFFTWRMPHCAADLLTPKEMAHGIHAGDGETSLMMAIWPELVREDRLVKEFPQGIPADGELLSMEGSLPFAWLTKEVSCSGVMGDATVATKEKGEVLLDCLADGCRQAIEAVYHFQPPSLNRNRKG from the coding sequence ATGTTACATTCCGCCGTCATTCCTCCCCAGCGTTATTTTGCATACCTGACTTGGACGGACATTGAGGCTCTGCCGGATAAGGATAAAACCATTATTATTCAGCCCCTGGGTTCCATTGAACAGCACGGCCCCCATTTGCCATTGGTGGTGGATGCGGCCATTTCGGAGGGGGTTTTGGGTAAGGCTCTGCAAACTTTGGGGGCAGAAATTCCGGCCTATGTCCTCCCAACTTTGTACTATGGCAAGTCCAACGAACATATTGGTTTCCCTGGGGTCATTACCCTCAGTGCAGAAACTTTGTTGGCTATTCTTAAGGAAGTGGCGGCTAGTTTGTATCAATCGGGCTTCCGGAAATGGATTTTGCTCAACTCCCACGGCGGTCAGATTCAGGTGTTGGAAATTGCGGCTCGGGATCTGCATCAAACTTACCCAGATTTGCAAATTTTCCCTTTCTTTACTTGGCGCATGCCCCATTGTGCGGCGGATTTGCTTACTCCCAAGGAGATGGCCCACGGCATCCATGCGGGGGATGGGGAAACCAGCTTGATGATGGCCATCTGGCCGGAGCTTGTGCGAGAAGATCGCTTAGTAAAAGAATTTCCCCAGGGGATTCCCGCCGACGGTGAACTGTTGAGCATGGAAGGAAGTTTGCCCTTTGCTTGGCTAACTAAGGAAGTGAGTTGCAGTGGGGTGATGGGGGATGCCACTGTAGCCACCAAAGAGAAAGGGGAAGTTTTGTTGGATTGTCTGGCCGATGGTTGTCGTCAGGCGATCGAGGCGGTGTATCACTTCCAACCCCCTAGTCTGAACAGAAACAGAAAAGGTTAA
- a CDS encoding transcriptional repressor encodes MSYTADSLKAELNARGWRLTPQREKILNIFQNLPEGEHLSAEELHHRLEEEKEKISLSTVYRSVKLMSRMGILRELELAEGHKHYELQQASPHHHHHVVCVQCNRTIEFKNDSILKQSLKQCEKEGFQLIDCQLTVTTICPEAIRMGWPSTLPSNWACTRSISLA; translated from the coding sequence ATGTCCTACACCGCCGATTCCCTCAAAGCCGAACTCAATGCCCGTGGCTGGCGACTGACTCCCCAGCGGGAAAAAATCCTCAATATTTTTCAAAATCTACCAGAAGGGGAACACCTCAGTGCCGAGGAGTTACACCACCGTCTGGAAGAAGAAAAGGAAAAGATTAGCCTTTCCACAGTTTATCGCAGTGTTAAGTTGATGTCCCGCATGGGCATTCTGCGAGAGTTGGAATTGGCGGAGGGGCACAAGCACTACGAACTACAACAAGCTTCGCCCCATCACCATCACCATGTGGTCTGTGTGCAATGTAACCGCACCATTGAATTTAAGAACGATTCCATCCTCAAGCAGAGTTTGAAGCAGTGCGAAAAAGAGGGCTTTCAGTTGATTGATTGTCAGTTAACCGTTACCACCATCTGTCCCGAAGCCATTCGCATGGGTTGGCCTTCCACTTTGCCCAGCAATTGGGCTTGCACCCGCAGTATTTCCCTAGCCTAG
- a CDS encoding ABC transporter permease, with amino-acid sequence MIEFRESLKMATSMLLANKLRSSLTMLGIVIGNASVVAMLGIGQGAQELATSQLEDLGPNVLFVLPGSQRNRRASFNLPKTLVLSDAEAIAAQVPSVAGVAPEINRRLLVSHRSLNTNATVVGTTPEYPAIRNFSVAQGRFLNILDLERHRRVAVLGSEIADRLYQTQTPLGQNIRINNITFEVIGVMETKGSSLGSNQDEFIFIPLDTMVAQLVGRTSPYGIELSWINVKAQDGDSVRAATFQMENLLRLRHNIQNGEDDFGVSSAKQMLDIVNTITGGLTILLAAIAGISLIVGGIGVMNIMLVSVTERTQEIGLRKALGAGEQDILSQFLIEAVIVSASGGVIGVVLGMAIVAIVGALSPLITIISPTAVVVSLTISGSIGLFFGVVPARQAAKLDPIVALRNA; translated from the coding sequence GTGATTGAATTTCGGGAAAGTCTCAAAATGGCCACTAGCATGTTGCTGGCCAATAAGCTTCGTAGCAGTTTGACTATGTTGGGCATTGTCATTGGCAATGCGTCCGTGGTGGCCATGTTGGGCATTGGCCAGGGAGCCCAGGAGTTGGCCACTTCCCAGTTGGAAGATTTGGGCCCCAATGTGTTGTTTGTATTGCCCGGTTCCCAACGTAACCGTCGAGCTAGTTTCAATTTACCGAAAACTTTGGTTTTGAGTGACGCAGAGGCGATCGCCGCTCAAGTACCCAGTGTGGCCGGGGTGGCCCCGGAAATTAACCGCAGATTATTGGTGTCCCATCGGAGCTTGAACACTAATGCAACGGTGGTGGGCACTACCCCTGAATATCCCGCTATCCGTAATTTTTCCGTGGCCCAGGGCCGCTTTCTCAATATTCTGGATCTGGAGCGCCATCGCCGGGTGGCCGTACTGGGGAGTGAAATTGCCGATCGCCTTTATCAAACCCAAACTCCCCTCGGTCAGAATATTCGCATCAACAATATTACCTTTGAAGTCATTGGCGTCATGGAAACCAAGGGTTCTTCTTTGGGTAGTAACCAAGATGAATTTATTTTCATTCCCCTGGATACCATGGTGGCCCAACTGGTGGGCCGGACTTCCCCCTACGGTATCGAATTAAGTTGGATCAACGTTAAAGCCCAGGATGGGGATTCCGTGCGGGCGGCCACTTTCCAAATGGAAAACCTCCTACGTTTGCGCCACAATATCCAAAACGGAGAAGATGACTTTGGCGTTAGTTCTGCTAAACAAATGCTAGATATTGTCAACACTATCACCGGGGGATTGACCATTCTCCTGGCGGCGATCGCCGGTATTTCCCTGATTGTGGGGGGCATTGGCGTGATGAATATTATGTTGGTGTCCGTGACAGAACGCACCCAGGAAATTGGCCTGCGTAAAGCCCTCGGGGCCGGGGAACAGGACATTCTCAGTCAGTTTCTCATTGAAGCAGTGATCGTTTCCGCCAGTGGCGGGGTAATTGGTGTCGTATTAGGCATGGCCATTGTGGCGATCGTTGGGGCCCTTTCCCCCCTAATCACCATTATTTCCCCCACCGCTGTGGTAGTGTCCCTGACCATTTCCGGCAGCATTGGTCTCTTTTTTGGCGTTGTCCCCGCCCGTCAAGCGGCGAAATTAGACCCCATTGTGGCCTTGCGTAATGCCTAG